One Loxodonta africana isolate mLoxAfr1 chromosome 15, mLoxAfr1.hap2, whole genome shotgun sequence genomic window carries:
- the SULT1C2 gene encoding sulfotransferase 1C2 isoform X1: MAMTTELGEQKQLKEVAGIPLQATTVDNWSQIQKFEAKPDDLLICTYPKSGTTWIQEIVDMIEHNGDVEKCQQVIIQHRHPFIEWARPPQPSGVEKASAMPSPRILRTHLPTQLLPPSFWENNCKFLYVARNAKDCMVSYYHFQRMNQILPDPGTWEEYFETFISGKVPWGPWFDHVKGWWKIRDRYEILFLFFEDMKRNLKHEIQKVVHFMGKNLDETVLDKIVQETSFEKMKENPLTNRSTVPKSILDQSISPFMRKGTVGDWKNHFTVSQNERFDQIYREKMEGTSIKFCMDL, encoded by the exons ATGGCCATGACCACAGAGTTGGGGGAACAGAAGCAGCTGAAAGAAGTGGCAGGGATCCCTCTGCAGGCTACAACTGTGGACAACTGGAGCCAGATCCAGAAATTTGAGGCCAAGCCTGATGATCTTCTCATCTGTACCTACCCTAAATCAG GGACAACATGGATTCAGGAAATTGTGGACATGATTGAACACAATGGGGACGTGGAGAAATGTCAGCAAGTGATAATTCAACACCGCCACCCTTTCATTGAGTGGGCACGTCCACCCCAGCCCTCTG GTGTGGAAAAAGCCAGTGCAATGCCCTCTCCAAGGATACTAAGGACACACCTTCCCACTCAACTCTTGCCACCATCTTTCTGGGAAAACAACTGCAAG TTCCTTTATGTAGCTCGAAATGCCAAAGACTGTATGGTTTCCTACTACCATTTCCAAAGGATGAATCAAATCCTTCCTGATCCTGGTACCTGGGAAGAATATTTTGAAACCTTCATCAGTGGAAAAG TGCCTTGGGGTCCCTGGTTTGACCATGTGAAAGGATGGTGGAAGATAAGAGACAGATACGAgattctcttcctcttctttgaaGACATGAAGAGG AATCTAAAGCATGAAATTCAGAAGGTGGTGCATTTCATGGGAAAGAACCTGGATGAAACTGTGCTGGATAAAATCGTCCAGGAGACGTCAtttgagaaaatgaaagaaaatcccCTGACAAATCGTTCTACAGTTCCCAAATCTATCCTGGACCAGTCCATTTCCCCCTTCATGAGAAAAG GAACTGTGGGAGACTGGAAAAACCATTTCACCGTGTCTCAGAATGAGAGGTTTGATCAAATCTATAgggaaaagatggaaggaacctcAATAAAATTCTGCATGGATCTCTGA
- the SULT1C2 gene encoding sulfotransferase 1C2 isoform X2 — MAMTTELGEQKQLKEVAGIPLQATTVDNWSQIQKFEAKPDDLLICTYPKSGVEKASAMPSPRILRTHLPTQLLPPSFWENNCKFLYVARNAKDCMVSYYHFQRMNQILPDPGTWEEYFETFISGKVPWGPWFDHVKGWWKIRDRYEILFLFFEDMKRNLKHEIQKVVHFMGKNLDETVLDKIVQETSFEKMKENPLTNRSTVPKSILDQSISPFMRKGTVGDWKNHFTVSQNERFDQIYREKMEGTSIKFCMDL, encoded by the exons ATGGCCATGACCACAGAGTTGGGGGAACAGAAGCAGCTGAAAGAAGTGGCAGGGATCCCTCTGCAGGCTACAACTGTGGACAACTGGAGCCAGATCCAGAAATTTGAGGCCAAGCCTGATGATCTTCTCATCTGTACCTACCCTAAATCAG GTGTGGAAAAAGCCAGTGCAATGCCCTCTCCAAGGATACTAAGGACACACCTTCCCACTCAACTCTTGCCACCATCTTTCTGGGAAAACAACTGCAAG TTCCTTTATGTAGCTCGAAATGCCAAAGACTGTATGGTTTCCTACTACCATTTCCAAAGGATGAATCAAATCCTTCCTGATCCTGGTACCTGGGAAGAATATTTTGAAACCTTCATCAGTGGAAAAG TGCCTTGGGGTCCCTGGTTTGACCATGTGAAAGGATGGTGGAAGATAAGAGACAGATACGAgattctcttcctcttctttgaaGACATGAAGAGG AATCTAAAGCATGAAATTCAGAAGGTGGTGCATTTCATGGGAAAGAACCTGGATGAAACTGTGCTGGATAAAATCGTCCAGGAGACGTCAtttgagaaaatgaaagaaaatcccCTGACAAATCGTTCTACAGTTCCCAAATCTATCCTGGACCAGTCCATTTCCCCCTTCATGAGAAAAG GAACTGTGGGAGACTGGAAAAACCATTTCACCGTGTCTCAGAATGAGAGGTTTGATCAAATCTATAgggaaaagatggaaggaacctcAATAAAATTCTGCATGGATCTCTGA